Proteins encoded by one window of Ktedonobacteraceae bacterium:
- a CDS encoding divalent metal cation transporter — MKKQWLSLALGIVTATGGFLDAGTIATSGEAGAKFGLGLIWAVVVATIAVILMVEMVGRFTAVSQKTYADAIRENFGFKFYLLPLASEVIAESLLLTAEIGGIAIALSLFTGISWHYLFPVAAFLVWLMAWRAPFDLIENGPAILGLMTLSFIVGIAVLGGPSPQLLTTLWHPQIQNGSLANYLYLVAAILGATISPYLLYFYSSGALEENWSASSLLLNRVTAIVGMGFGSIGSMALVFLGAMVLQPLNMTSNTLGELGLAMAKPLGIAGSLLFAAVLFTTCLGAALEVVLGVSYNISQGFGWEWGEGKKPVEAARFNLVLTIFVIVAIIIGLLGIDPLQLALFASTIIALFLPISLSPFLILMNDPQYLGDKTNGRFTNIAVICILVMAFIVALVSLPLEIFSGGG, encoded by the coding sequence ATGAAGAAGCAATGGTTGTCACTGGCGCTCGGCATTGTGACTGCGACGGGAGGTTTTCTCGATGCCGGTACTATCGCCACATCGGGCGAGGCGGGAGCAAAGTTCGGCCTGGGGCTGATCTGGGCCGTTGTGGTTGCCACCATCGCCGTTATCCTGATGGTGGAAATGGTCGGACGTTTCACCGCCGTCTCCCAGAAAACATACGCGGATGCCATTCGCGAAAATTTCGGCTTCAAGTTTTATCTGCTGCCGCTGGCCAGCGAAGTGATCGCGGAAAGCCTTCTGCTTACCGCCGAGATCGGTGGAATTGCTATCGCTCTTTCGCTGTTCACCGGCATCTCGTGGCATTATCTGTTCCCGGTGGCCGCATTTCTCGTCTGGCTGATGGCCTGGCGCGCGCCTTTTGATCTGATTGAGAACGGCCCTGCTATCCTTGGGCTGATGACGCTTTCGTTTATCGTCGGCATCGCTGTGCTTGGCGGGCCATCGCCGCAGCTCCTCACTACATTATGGCATCCACAGATTCAAAACGGGAGCCTGGCCAATTATCTCTACCTGGTGGCGGCAATCCTTGGCGCTACCATCAGCCCTTATCTGTTGTATTTCTATTCGTCGGGAGCGTTGGAGGAGAACTGGTCTGCTAGCTCGCTGCTGCTCAACCGCGTGACGGCCATTGTGGGGATGGGCTTCGGCAGCATAGGTTCCATGGCGCTGGTTTTCCTGGGAGCAATGGTCTTGCAGCCGCTTAACATGACCTCAAACACGTTGGGCGAGTTAGGACTTGCCATGGCAAAGCCGCTTGGTATAGCCGGGTCATTGCTGTTCGCGGCGGTATTATTCACGACCTGCCTGGGTGCCGCGCTCGAAGTGGTTCTCGGCGTCTCGTACAATATCTCACAGGGCTTCGGCTGGGAGTGGGGTGAGGGAAAAAAGCCCGTGGAGGCCGCCCGCTTCAATCTCGTGCTGACGATCTTTGTGATTGTAGCGATTATTATCGGGCTGCTAGGTATCGACCCATTGCAACTGGCGCTGTTCGCTTCCACGATTATCGCCCTGTTCCTGCCGATCTCGCTTTCGCCTTTCCTTATTCTCATGAACGATCCACAGTACCTGGGCGACAAAACCAATGGGCGTTTCACAAATATTGCCGTCATCTGCATCCTGGTCATGGCATTCATTGTCGCGCTTGTATCGCTACCGCTCGAAATTTTTAGCGGTGGAGGGTAG